CCTGGATCAATGAAACCATCCGCGCGCTCTACATCGAGCTTCACGCCATGGGCCACGCCCACTCTATCGAATGCTGGCACGAAGGTTGTTTGGCTGGCGGTTTGTATGGCGTGGCGTTAGGTGGCGCATTCTTCGGCGAGAGCATGTTCAGTCGGGAAAGCGGGGCCAGTAAGGTTGCGCTGGTGCATCTCGTCGCGCGGCTGCGTCTGGGCGGCTACAAGCTGTTGGATACGCAGTTCGTGACATCCCATCTTCGCCAATTCGGGGCCAAGGAGATCTCGCGGGAAGCTTATCGCAGCCAGTTGTCAAAGGTTGTTGGACTGCCGGTTCAGTTCCCGGTGGAACTGCCTTCAACGGCACTGGAGGATTTCTTGCAATCCAGCAACCAGACGTCATAGACCGGGTGCTCCAACGCATTGAGCGCCGGTGAAGAGGCAAACATCCATCCGGTAAATATGCGTTCGCCGGCAGCGTCGGCCCGATCATCGTCGATTTCCAGAAAGGCTGTGCTTTCGGGGGTTTCCGTGGGCGGCGTCTTGCGACAGGTCCTGACGACAACCTTGAGGCT
The sequence above is a segment of the Limibacillus halophilus genome. Coding sequences within it:
- the aat gene encoding leucyl/phenylalanyl-tRNA--protein transferase produces the protein MSDRKPIPLTPELLLRAYAIGIFPMAESRFATDLHWVEPTRRGILPLDSFHIPHKLKKLVRKDHFEVTCDLSFVDVIDGCAEGSDDRRDTWINETIRALYIELHAMGHAHSIECWHEGCLAGGLYGVALGGAFFGESMFSRESGASKVALVHLVARLRLGGYKLLDTQFVTSHLRQFGAKEISREAYRSQLSKVVGLPVQFPVELPSTALEDFLQSSNQTS
- a CDS encoding DUF2155 domain-containing protein; this encodes MRLGRTTTALLSLAGLVAAAAPYSPALALTAKDFTITGNYAVLQGLDKVTARISTMEVALGEEVTFGSLKVVVRTCRKTPPTETPESTAFLEIDDDRADAAGERIFTGWMFASSPALNALEHPVYDVWLLDCKKSSSAVEGSSTGN